CCTTGCGGCATGGTGGGTCATGCAGGTCGACGCCCTTCCGTGGGTACTCGGGCTGCCCATCGCCGGCCTAGGTGTGGGACAGTCCTTCATTTGGGGTTCCAACGCAGCTACCACCTTGCGTGATATCTCACCGGAACTTATGGGCGCTGCCTCCGGTGTGTACAACACCTCCCGCCAGGTGGGATCCGTGGTGGGAGTTGCCCTGGTATCCGCAGTTATGCAAACGGGAAGCCCAGAGGCGGCAATTATTAATTCGCTGCTCGTCATTGTGGCTGCGCTGGTGGTGGGCCTGGTTTCTGCCCTAGGTTTTAGGGACACTCTGCAGGCCTAAAAATCGCGCGCTAGATTGGTAGGTATGCGTCTAGGTGTTTTAACGTCCGGCGGCGATTGCCCCGGTCTCAATGCTGTAATCCGTGCGGTAGTGCGTACCGCGTCCAATGAATTTGGAGATACCGTTGTAGGTTATGAAGACGGCTGGGTGGGCCTGATGGAAGACCGCCGCCGCGATCTTTATGACGATGCGGAAATCGACCGTATTTTGTTGCGCGGCGGCACCATCCTGGGCACCGGCCGCCTGCATCCGGATAAATTCAAGGCCGGCCTTGACCAGATTAAGTCCAACATGGCGGATGCCGGGGTAGACGCCCTTGTCGCCATCGGTGGTGAAGGTACCCTCAAGGGCGCAAAGTGGCTTTCTGATAACGGCGTGCCGGTAGTGGGCGTGCCGAAGACCATTGATAATGACGTTAACGCCACCGACTACACCTTTGGTTTCGATACCGCCGTTTCTGTGGCCACCGATGCTATCGACCGTCTGCACACCACCGCGGAGTCCCATAACCGCATCCTGATTGTGGAAGTTATGGGCCGCCATGTGGGATGGATTGCCCTGCATGCGGGCATGGCCGGTGGTGCGCACTA
The nucleotide sequence above comes from Corynebacterium tuberculostearicum. Encoded proteins:
- a CDS encoding ATP-dependent 6-phosphofructokinase, translated to MRLGVLTSGGDCPGLNAVIRAVVRTASNEFGDTVVGYEDGWVGLMEDRRRDLYDDAEIDRILLRGGTILGTGRLHPDKFKAGLDQIKSNMADAGVDALVAIGGEGTLKGAKWLSDNGVPVVGVPKTIDNDVNATDYTFGFDTAVSVATDAIDRLHTTAESHNRILIVEVMGRHVGWIALHAGMAGGAHYTVVPEEPFDIAEITKAMERRFQMGEKYGIICVAEGALPKEGTMDFEAGGVDQFGHQTFNGIGQVIGDEIKARTGYDVRTTVLGHIQRGGTPTAYDRVLATRYGVHAARAIHEGESGMCVALHGEDIDLVPLEDAVGTLKTVPESRYRNAQALFG